In Columba livia isolate bColLiv1 breed racing homer chromosome 8, bColLiv1.pat.W.v2, whole genome shotgun sequence, a single genomic region encodes these proteins:
- the MYOC gene encoding myocilin, with product MLGTWLLLCVGLALGCRAETAFLRRADDSTGRCTYTFTVASPMEAACPDAGGEPELRAELAALAARLSRLESRERGAGGSGPRGGEAGGAREPQPGFPAGRLEAAYSELLRAKTRLEEEKGRLEQENEELGRRLESSAQEIARLRASRCHPGGGGPGRDTLRAPGKAPRWDPQPLAYQELQSERTEVPASRLLEETGLGRPGSEDLGTATGCGELVWVGEPVVFGRADSIAGKYGVWMKDPEPVPPFTRETTWRVDTVGTEVRQLFQYEAAEQLAQGYPTKVHILPQPLESTGAVVYRGGLFFQPRRSRAVARYDLRGETVTAEREIPGAGYHGQYPYSWGGYTDIDLAVDETGLWVIYSTEKARGAIVLSKLDPETLEIRRTWETKIRKRGVANSFVICGTLYTVSSYSAPNATINFAYDTATSTSRALSIPFENRFRYLSMVDYNPTERQLFAWDSFNMVTYPIRLSQA from the exons ATGCTGGGGacctggctgctgctctgcgTGGGGCTGGCGCTGGGATGCCGGGCCGAGACGGCTTTTCTCCGGCGTGCCGATGACAGCACCGGGCGCTGCACCTACACCTTCACGGTAGCCAGCCCCATGGAGGCTGCCTGCCCCGATGCCGGTGGCGAGCCGGAGCTGCGGGCCGAGCTGGCCGCCCTGGCCGCCCGGCTGAGCCGGCTGGAGAGCCGGGAGCGGGGCGCGGGGGGCTCGGGGCCGCGGGGAGGGGAGGCGGGCGGGGCACGGGAGCCCCAGCCGGGATTCCCGGCCGGTCGCCTGGAGGCCGCCTACAGCGAACTGCTGCGGGCCAAAACCcggctggaggaggagaaggggcgGCTGGAGCAGGAGAACGAGGAGCTGGGGAGGCGGCTGGAGAGCAGCGCCCAGGAGATCGCCCGGCTGCGGGCCTCCCGCTGCCACCCTGGCGGAGGGGGGCCCGGCCGGGACACCCTGCGTGCCCCTGGCAAAG CCCCTCGCTGGGACCCACAGCCCCTCGCCTACCAGGAGCTGCAGTCGGAGAGGACAGAGGTTCCCGCATCCCggctgctggaggagactgGGCTCGGCCGCCCGGGGAGTGAAGATTTGGGTACTGCCACTG GCTGTGGTGAGCTGGTGTGGGTAGGGGAGCCCGTTGTCTTCGGCCGGGCAGACTCCATCGCCGGCAAGTACGGCGTGTGGATGAAGGACCCTGAGCCCGTGCCCCCCTTCACACGGGAGACCACCTGGCGTGTGGACACAGTGGGCACGGAGGTCCGTCAGCTCTTCCAGTACGAGGCGGCTGAGCAGCTAGCCCAGGGCTACCCCACCAAGGTGCACATCCTGCCACAGCCCCTGGAGAGCACCGGGGCCGTTGTCTACCGCGGCGGGCTCTTCTTCCAGCCGCGCCGCTCCCGCGCTGTGGCTCGCTACGACCTGCGGGGAGAGACCGTGACCGCTGAGAGGGAGATCCCCGGTGCTGGCTACCACGGGCAGTACCCATACTCCTGGGGGGGCTACACTGATATCGACCTGGCGGTGGATGAGACCGGGCTCTGGGTGATCTACAGCACCGAGAAGGCCAGGGGGGCCATTGTCCTCTCCAAGCTGGACCCCGAGACACTGGAGATCCGGCGGACCTGGGAGACCAAGATCCGCAAGCGGGGGGTGGCCAACTCCTTTGTCATCTGTGGCACCCTCTACACCGTTAGCAGCTACTCAGCACCGAACGCCACCATCAACTTTGCCTATGACACGGCCACCAGCACCAGCCGAGCCCTCAGCATCCCCTTCGAGAACCGCTTCCGCTACCTCAGCATGGTGGACTACAACCCCACTGAGCGGCAGCTCTTCGCCTGGGACAGCTTCAACATGGTCACCTACCCCATCCGCCTCTCCCAGGCATGA
- the ITPA gene encoding inosine triphosphate pyrophosphatase, whose protein sequence is MAAPVRRSVVFVTGNAKKLEEVTQILGDSSPYTLVAKKIDLPEYQGEPDEISVQKCREAARQVRGPVIVEDTCLCFNALGGLPGPYIKWFLEKLKPEGLYKLLAGFEDKSAYALCTFAFSTGNPEEPVKLFKGQTHGLIVEPRGPRDFGWDPCFQPDGYNQTYAELPKAVKNSISHRYRALSELSAFFRQSNCTEPRPAPS, encoded by the exons ATGGCGGCGCCGGTGCGGCGGAGCGTGGTGTTCGTGACGGGCAATGCCAAGAAGttggaggag GTCACTCAGATCCTCGGGGACTCCTCTCCCTACACGCTGGTGGCCAAGAAAATTGACC TGCCGGAGTACCAGGGGGAGCCGGACGAGATCTCCGTGCAGAAGTGCCGCGAAGCCGCCCGGCAG GTTCGGGGACCTGTTATAGTAGAGGATACCTGCTTGTGCTTCAATGCCCTGGGGGGGCTTCCAGGACCATACAT aaaATGGTTTCTGGAAAAACTCAAACCGGAAG GCCTGTACAAGCTGCTGGCTGGGTTTGAAGACAAATCTGCCTATGCTCTCTGTACCTTCGCATTCAGTACTGGAAACCCAGAGGAACCTGTGAAGCTCTTCAAAGGCCAAACTCAT GGGCTGATAGTGGAGCCCAGAGGCCCCCGAGATTTTGGCTGGGATCCCTGCTTTCAGCCTGATGGCTACAACCAGAC CTACGCCGAGCTGCCCAAGGCAGTGAAGAACTCCATCTCGCACCGGTATAGAGCACTGAGCGAGCTCTCCGCCTTCTTTCGTCAGAGCAACTGCACAGAGCCCAGGCCCGCCCCCAGCTAA
- the VAMP4 gene encoding vesicle-associated membrane protein 4 yields MPPKFKRHLNDDEVTGSVKSERRNLLEEDSDEEEDFFLRGPSGPRFGPRNDKIRHVQNQVDEVIDVMQENITKVIERGERLDDLQDKSESLSDNATAFSNRAKQLRRQMWWRGCKMKAIIALVVVVLLLVIIVPLVLKYHT; encoded by the exons ATGCCTCCCAAATTCAAGCGGCACCTGAACGACGACGAGGTGACGGGCTCGGTGAAGAGCGAGCGG aggAACCTTTTGGAGGAAGATTCGGATGAAGAGGAAGACTTTTTCTT GAGAGGGCCTTCGGGACCAAGATTTGGACCCAGGAATGACAAGATCAGGCA TGTGCAAAACCAGGTGGATGAAGTCATCGATGTTATGCAGGAGAACATCACGAAGGTGATTGAAAGAGGCGAGCGGCTGGATGACCTGCAGGATAAATCAG AAAGTTTATCAGACAACGCAACAGCTTTTAGCAACAGAGCCAAGCAGCTTCGGAGACAGATGTGGTGGCGAGGCTGCAAG ATGAAGGCGATCATAGCACTGGTGGTGGTCGTTCTTCTGCTCGTGATCATCG tACCCTTAGTCCTGAAGTACCATACCTga